The Rhododendron vialii isolate Sample 1 chromosome 5a, ASM3025357v1 genome contains a region encoding:
- the LOC131325667 gene encoding probable LRR receptor-like serine/threonine-protein kinase At3g47570 isoform X3, with protein MGPLPPPSFSPFLFMFFVLLLLVGSVPDSVHYGNETDRLALLAFKAEITGDPLRVLSSWNGSVHFCQWVGVTCGRRHQRVTRLILSYAKLTGSISPHIGNLSFLMILSLKNNSLSHDIPQQIGNLRRLKFMTLYNNLVTGEIPANLSRCSNLVDLEFTANRLTGKIPTELGRLSKLKRLYVGKNNLTGGMPPTIGNLSSLINLLITFNSIGGKLPDGLGRLTNLEIFAIGDNKFVGTIPSSLFNISSITVFDIGGNQIQGILPLNLGTSLPNLEFLGVGSNLLTGSIPSSISNATNLYYLGLPNNNLSGKMPSLDKVCNLQWLIAGFNHLGTGEADDLSFLSSLINATELNAFELSSNGFGGVFPEAITNFSIRLSTIYLGDNNLYGSIPRGIGNLVNLQLLETQNNHLTGNIPADFGKLQDLHQLFIGGNRFYGDIPSSFGNLSLLLTLDLSENNLQGSIPSSLSKCQMLMELTLAKNSLSGTIPKGVISLSSLFSLDLSHNNLTGVIPLEIGVLKNLVTLNVSENLLVGNIPSSLGSCVKLASLNLKGNKFWGVLPSTLSQLRGLEDLDISINDFSGKIPDYLEGFHFLQKLNISFNDFDGEVPKQGIFTIAAAISVEGNKKLCGGIPDLKLRNCQSKGFTRKKFTQVVKLVLPSSFGLVCLLLMIYFVYLRWFKKKTEVRSFSFFGHSFPMLSYRSLLKATNGFSSANLIGMGSFGSVYKGIVDLDQSEKLVAVKVLNLQSGGAAKSFIAECKALRSIRHRNLVHVLTACSSVDYKGDEFKALVYDFMVNGSLEEWLHPNEKEDDAHNKSQSLNLLKRLNIAFDVASALFYLHHHCSEPIVHCDLKPSNVLLDDEMVGHVGDFGLARFLVDATCIASANQSSSIGLRGSSGYAAPEYGMGHEVSTSGDMYSFGILLLEMFTGKRPTDAMFEGSLTLHNFVKMAMAEQVANIADPTLFQQVVMGEASSSINNSQNQSPASIHEVQECLTSILKVGIACSEELPRDRPDIKDIVTQLHVIKNTLLGVRVHGGINER; from the exons ATGGGTCCGTTACCGCCGCCTTCGTTTTCCCCTTTTCTGTTCAtgttttttgttcttctcttgCTTGTGGGTTCAGTACCCGACTCTGTGCACTACGGGAACGAGACCGACCGACTAGCCTTACTAGCATTCAAGGCTGAGATCACTGGCGATCCCCTCAGGGTACTGAGCTCTTGGAATGGATCCGTCCACTTCTGCCAATGGGTTGGTGTAACATGTGGCCGTCGACACCAGAGGGTCACAAGGTTAATTCTTAGTTATGCAAAACTAACAGGGTCCATTTCGCCTCACATTGGAAATTTAAGTTTCCTTATGATCTTAAGCTTGAAAAACAATAGCTTGAGCCATGACATCCCCCAACAAATTGGCAACTTACGCAGACTGAAATTCATGACACTGTATAATAATTTAGTTACTGGTGAAATTCCTGCCAATCTCTCTCGTTGCTCTAATCTTGTTGACCTTGAGTTTACTGCAAACAGGCTAACGGGAAAAATTCCAACCGAGCTCGGTCGCCTATCTAAACTCAAGCGATTGTATGTTGGAAAAAACAATCTAACAGGAGGTATGCCTCCAACTATTGGTAATCTATCATCTCTAATAAACCTCTTAATAACCTTTAATAGTATTGGTGGGAAGTTACCTGATGGTCTAGGCCGATTGACAAACTTGGAAATTTTTGCAATAGGGGACAACAAGTTCGTCGGTACAATCCCTTCCTCGTTATTTAATATCTCTTCCATTACGGTTTTCGACATCGGAGGGAACCAAATCCAAGGGATTCTTCCCTTGAACCTAGGAACTTCACTTCCTAATCTCGAGTTCCTTGGAGTTGGTTCAAACTTGTTGACTGGATCCATTCCTAGTTCAATATCTAATGCCACCAATCTATATTATCTTGGGCTGCCAAACAACAACCTTAGTGGGAAAATGCCTTCTTTGGATAAGGTGTGTAATCTTCAGTGGTTAATTGCTGGTTTTAATCATCTAGGAACAGGCGAAGCGGATGACTTgagttttctctcctctttgaTCAATGCCACTGAATTGAATGCGTTTGAGCTGAGCAGCAACGGTTTTGGAGGCGTGTTTCCTGAAGCAATTACCAATTTCTCCATTCGTCTTAGTACCATATACTTGGGGGACAATAACCTGTATGGGAGCATCCCAAGAGGGATCGGGAATCTGGTAAATTTGCAACTACTTGAAACACAGAACAACCATTTGACAGGTAACATTCCTGCTGATTTTGGGAAGCTTCAAGACCTGCATCAATTGTTTATCGGAGGTAATAGATTCTATGGTGACATCCCATCCTCTTTCGGAAACTTATCCTTGTTACTAACTCTAGATCTATCCGAAAATAATCTTCAGGGAAGCATCCCGTCGAGTTTGAGCAAATGCCAGATGTTGATGGAGCTTACGCTCGCCAAAAATAGTCTTAGTGGCACCATACCCAAAGGAGTTATTAGTCTCTCATCATTGTTTTCTCTAGACCTATCTCATAACAACTTGACTGGTGTCATCCCCTTGGAAATCGGGGTTTTAAAAAATCTTGTAACACTAAATGTTTCTGAGAATTTGTTGGTTGGTAATATTCCAAGCAGCCTTGGTAGTTGTGTGAAATTGGCATCTCTTAATTTGAAGGGCAACAAGTTCTGGGGAGTCCTTCCATCAACTTTGAGCCAATTGAGAGGCTTGGAGGATCTAGACATTTCTATAAATGATTTCTCGGGAAAAATCCCAGACTATTTAGAGGGCTTTCATTTCTTACAAAAACTAAATATATCATTCAATGATTTTGATGGAGAAGTACCAAAACAAGGCATATTTACGATTGCGGCAGCTATTTCTGTTGAGGGAAACAAGAAGCTTTGTGGTGGTATACCTGATTTAAAACTACGCAATTGCCAATCCAAGGGATTCACAAGGAAGAAATTTACTCAAGTTGTGAAGTTGGTACTCCCATCGTCCTTTGGGCTTGTATGTCTACTTTTAATGATATATTTCGTGTATCTTCGttggtttaaaaagaaaacagaggTACGATCTTTCAGCTTTTTTGGCCACTCGTTTCCTATGTTGTCTTATCGGAGTCTATTAAAAGCGACCAACGGATTCTCTTCAGCCAATCTAATCGGCATGGGTAGTTTTGGTTCGGTGTACAAAGGAATTGTTGATCTTGATCAAAGTGAAAAACTAGTCGCTGTGAAGGTGTTAAACCTTCAATCCGGGGGAGCTGCCAAGAGCTTCATTGCCGAGTGTAAGGCCTTAAGGAGCATCAGACATCGGAATCTTGTACATGTCCTCACTGCATGTTCAAGTGTTGACTATAAAGGTGACGAGTTCAAGGCTCTGGTTTACGATTTCATGGTTAATGGGAGCCTAGAGGAGTGGTTGCATCCAAATGAGAAAGAAGATGATGCACACAATAAGTCGCAGAGTTTAAACCTTCTAAAGAGGTTAAATATTGCGTTTGATGTTGCTTCTGCACTTTTTTATCTTCACCACCATTGCTCAGAACCAATAGTTCACTGTGACTTGAAACCGAGCAACGTTCTTCTTGACGATGAAATGGTTGGACATGTAGGTGATTTTGGGTTAGCTAGATTCCTTGTAGATGCGACATGTATTGCTTCTGCAAATCAATCAAGTTCTATTGGCTTACGTGGGTCATCCGGTTATGCAGCTCCAG AGTATGGCATGGGACATGAAGTATCAACGTCAGGTGATATGTACAGTTTCGGTATTCTCTTATTGGAGATGTTCACAGGGAAGAGACCAACAGATGCCATGTTCGAGGGTAGTCTGACTCTCCACAACTTTGTTAAGATGGCTATGGCTGAACAAGTAGCAAACATTGCTGATCCAACATTGTTTCAACAAGTAGTAATGGGAGAGGCAAGCTCAAGCATCAACAACTCTCAGAATCAAAGCCCAGCTAGCATTCACGAAGTCCAGGAGTGTTTGACTTCAATACTTAAAGTGGGAATAGCTTGTTCAGAAGAACTACCAAGAGATCGACCGGATATCAAAGATATCGTTACTCAGTTGCATGTCATCAAGAACACTCTTCTCGGAGTTAGAGTACACGGAGGAATTAATGAACGCTAG
- the LOC131327525 gene encoding uncharacterized protein LOC131327525 produces the protein MNGWVKINFDGGLDSQMKLSGIGIIIRDSCGRFRAARAIHFGHLMEPVIIEAMAARESLIFAQELGMQKVHIEGDSQQVVDMIQRIGDFITSVGVLIVNLNRLKQEFVEMQASFVRRGDNSVAHAVAKNVVRGSRVCSWNPDFSIYFVRMRAPYDVFDFHCFLVLIKSLLNCGPKKKVVLFLLPCIEI, from the coding sequence ATGAATGGTTGggtgaaaattaattttgatggtGGACTGGATAGTCAAATGAAATTGAGTGGTATTGGGATTATAATCAGAGATTCATGTGGCAGATTTCGGGCGGCACGAGCAATTCATTTTGGGCATTTGATGGAGCCAGTAATTATAGAGGCAATGGCGGCTAGGGAAAGTTTGATTTTTGCGCAAGAACTCGGTATGCAAAAGGTACATATAGAAGGTGATTCTCAACAGGTGGTTGACATGATCCAAAGGATAGGTGACTTCATCACGTCGGTGGGCGTGTTAATTGTAAACTTGAACCGGTTGAAGCAAGAGTTTGTAGAAATGCAAGCGAGCTTTGTTCGAAGAGGTGACAATTCAGTGGCACACGCTGTGGCCAAAAATGTTGTGAGAGGGAGTAGAGTCTGTTCATGGAATCCTGACTTTTCTATCTACTTTGTGAGGATGAGAGCCCCATATGATGTATTTGATTTTCATTGTTTCCTGGTTTTAATAAAATCTCTCTTAAACtgtggcccaaaaaaaaaagttgtgttGTTCCTACTTCCTTGTATTGAAATTTAA
- the LOC131327526 gene encoding uncharacterized protein LOC131327526 encodes MEETRDNQNNEQSNGQNGAPQLNNQIGTTELVQLMQAFITAATANNQNQRGVPHTPRGPMTRSQALNEFCKRRPPYFQGEPNPTTAEAWLAEIKKILETLDIQEASNRIALATYQMHSEAQHWWDLMKNTHDVAAMTWDRFEEIFLDKYFPAPVKQALASEFMNLEQGTMTVTQYAARFEELSRYGTKIIPTDDDKARKFEWGLNETRPAVVAQTLPTYSQVVQCALKMERENLDSKTRREQKKTIPAVGGPIQEGHIKRNCPRLNGTGNYGGQPQNQVRTAGFGNQNQNTARPVWNGNQAGGQNQPRGGWNQPPTQNSGSNGPIQPNAGRVFALQGTEEEMDPAVIQGTLTLFTTCVQALFDSGASHSFISATCVPTLGLETEPLKTTMHVTSPLGGKISVVLICKGCELEVSNLRLIRDLRVIEMTDFDVILGMDWLTAHRAVIDCHRKVVTAYTPDGTSFKFKGDRQDPSAPHAYKTKRHRKLAGWLASLTLEETDRMELGLPHVVREYEDVFPEELPGLPPPRELDFTIELQPGTAPISMAPYRMAPAELRELKTQLQELLKKGFIRPSTSPWGAPTLFVKKKEGTLRLCIDYRQLNKITIKNRYPLPRIDDLFDQLRGSTCFSKIDLRSGYHQLRIRDCDILKTAFRTRYGHYEFIVMPFGLTNAPAVFMCLMNQIFTPYLDKFVVVFIDDILVYSPTEKEHEDHLRIILQVLRDNHLYAKASK; translated from the exons ATGGAGGAAACGAGAGACAACCAGAATAACGAGCAAAGCAATGGACAAAATGGAGCCCCTCAACTCAACAACCAAATTGGGACTACCGAACTAGTCCAACTCATGCAAGCATTCATTACCGCTGCGACTGCGAACAACCAGAATCAGCGTGGAGTCCCGCACACACCTCGAGGACCAATGACCAGAAGTCAGGCATTAAATGAATTCTGCAAGCGCCGCCCGCCCTACTTTCAAGGAGAACCTAACCCCACAACTGCGGAAGCTTGGCTAGcggaaatcaagaaaattcTTGAAACCCTAGACATTCAAGAGGCCAGCAATCGAATTGCCCTAGCTACCTATCAGATGCATAGTGAAGCTCAGCATTGGTGGGACCTGATGAAGAACACCCATGATGTGGCAGCAATGACTTGGGACAGGTTCGAAGAAATTTTCCTTGACAAGTACTTTCCAGCACCTGTCAAACAAGCATTGGCCTCAGAATTCATGAATCTTGAGCAGGGCACAATGACTGTGACCCAGTACGCAGCACGGTTTGAAGAGCTGTCTCGCTATGGCACAAAAATAATACCTACTGATGATGACAAGGCAAGAAAATTTGAGTGGGGACTCAATGAGACACGCCCAGCAGTGGTGGCGCAGACGCTTCCCACCTACTCACAAGTGGTACAATGTGCACttaagatggagagagaaaacttGGATTCCAAGACAAGGCGTGAGCAGAAAAAGACAATACCTGCAGTTGGAGGACCTATCC AAGAAGGACATATCAAGAGGAATTGTCCTAGGTTGAATGGCACTGGAAACTATGGAGGACAACCACAAAACCAAGTCAGGACTGCAGGATTTGGGAATCAGAATCAAAACACAGCTAGGCCAGTTTGGAATGGTAACCAAGCTGGAGGACAGAACCAGCCTCGCGGTGGGTGGAACCAGCCGCCAACTCAGAACAGTGGATCGAACGGACCAATCCAGCCCAATGCTGGAAGGGTGTTTGCGCTACAAGGAACAGAAGAGGAGATGGACCCTGCAGTAATCCAAGGTACCCTCACTCTTTTTACTACATGCGTTCAAGcattatttgattctggagcttCGCACTCATTCATATCTGCCACATGTGTACCTACACTTGGATTAGAAACTGAACCTCTAAAGACAACTATGCATGTGACCTCACCATTAGGGGGTAAGATTTCGGTAGTACTAATTTGTAAAGGGTGCGAACTAGAAGTATCGAACTTGCGGTTAATACGCGACCTACGAGTAATCGAAATGACGGACTTTGATGTCATACTCGGAATGGACTGGTTGACTGCGCACCGAGctgtcatagactgccatcgaAAGGTGGTGACAGCCTATACACCAGATGGAACGAGTTTcaagtttaagggggatagacaagacCCTTCTGCACCCCACGCATACAAAACGAAGCGGCATAGGAAGCTTGCTGGATGGTTAGCGAGTCTCACATTGGAGGAAACGGACCGAATGGAGTTGGGCCTCCCTCACGTTGTCCGCGAGTACGAGGACGTATTTCCCGAGGAATTACCGGGATTACCACCACCAAGGGAATTGGATTTCACCATCGAGCTACAACCCGGCACGGCTCCAATTTCGATGGCCCCGTATCGAATGGCTCCAGCAGAACTACGAGAGTTGAAAACACAATTGCAGGAACTCTTAAAGAAGGGTTTTATCCGACCTAGTACCTCACCATGGGGAGCTCCAACGCTAttcgtcaaaaagaaagaaggaacactcCGACTCTGTATCGACTACCGTCAACTCAACAAAATCACCATCAAGAACCGATATCCTCTACCGAGAATAGACGACTTGTTCGACCAACTGAGAGGGTCGACTTGTTTCTCAAAGATTGATCTGAGATCTGGATATCACCAATTGCGAATTCGGGATTGCGACATACTCAAGACGGCGTTCCGCACGCGTTATGGACACTACGAGTTCATAGTCATGCCGTTCGGTCTAACCAATGCCCCTGCTGTTTTCATGTGCCTGATGAACCAAATTTTCACACCGTACTTGGACAAatttgtggtagtgttcatCGATGATATCCTTGTATACTCTCCAACGGAGAAAGAACACGAAGACCACTTGAGAATTATCCTCCAAGTACTTCGAGACAACCATTTGTATGCGAAGGCCAGCAAGTGA